The Nymphaea colorata isolate Beijing-Zhang1983 chromosome 5, ASM883128v2, whole genome shotgun sequence DNA segment GATGTAGAGATCTACACAATCCATTGTGGTAATGGATGATCACACCATACCACGTCTGAAATGGTTATGAGAGCCAACTCAAGGTAGACTTGGCCAAATCCCATTTGGCAAATGATGGCAAGGCATAATCTCACCATCCAAAATTGTAGAGGAACTAAGAATCTAAgaagaaattagggcaaaatattttacatgttTGTCATCCTCTGGCTCCTCAATGTCAGCTTCATCAGGCTCATCCGCCTCTTCTTTCTCGTCCTGTCACAACAAGAATGTGAGATCATAAACTTTAACACGCAAAACACATTACCAAAAGTCACTTTCAAAATAAGAGACTCACGTCAGAAGATTCACCGGGCTCAGCTGCTGATTCCTGCAacagtttaaaaaaatgaaacagaataAGAAGCATGCAAGCATGGTTGGACGGCAGAAAAAAAACTGATGCCTATTGAATATAGTCTTGCTGGGAGAAGGGCAAGGTGCAAAGCGGCATCCAGAACTTTTTAAGTTCTCATGTTTCTCTCAGCATATGTTGTCCTAAGTTTCAAGCAACACATAAAAAGCTTAACTCATGtctacaaatataatttttccaTCAACTACTTCGATATGATGCATAAcatttgaaaaaggaaagaaggatTTTATACAACAGAGAAGGGCAGAATATTTGTATCAGCAAAATGCCAAACACTGTAGAACCCtatatatacattaaaaaaactgatcCCAGAGCAGCGTTCTATGTTTGATCCCTATGGTCAGGATTTTCAGAAACAACTATAGGTTTTGACTTCTAAACTataaataaacaattttttagCAACTACTTGCTTCTGAACTTTCTCCTTATTGCTTAGCCTGAAAGAAATTTCTCCTTAACGTCTCACTTCAAATTGGAATTAGATGTGCACAACAAAGAGCAAGTAGACCAAATAAACTGACAAGCACCCAGGTCCAGGACCAAAGTAATGACAGGAACCAGGAACAACAAAGTTAGAAAGTGGTTGCAATACCTCTGCTTCCCGCCTCTTCTCTGCCTCATCGAATGCAGCTTTCTCACCCTAGACATATGAATTACAGTGCATAAGCATAATACAAACGAGTCAACGGCACAACAAACCAAAGAAAATATGACAGAAACACAACAGCACTGAAGAGAGAGTCGTACATCCTTTAGCTTTCCCCATGTCTCCTCAGCAAACTTCAATGCATATTCAGGATCGTCAGTAACCAATACATTATCGAACAGGGTTCCTGATTTGACCTGACATCAGGACATTAACCGCTTTATCAGTCTATCATTACATTTGTTGCCCTTAGGTGCAGACTGATAACAGATACACAAACTAGAGCATAATATGCAGCAACACTTCCAGGGTCAAACACATAATATGCAGCAACACCTCATCTCCACCATATTGTGGAAGATGATTAGGAAATAGGAAAGAATCAAAGAGCTTCACTGCACAATAGACGTTTGAAACTCTAGTGTTTCTCAGACCACAACTGACCTGCCACAACTCAATCGCAACATATTTCAAGTTGGGAAACACATAGATGTCCGGATCATCCTTGAAGTCTGGCAAGCAAGAATAAGATAGATTAGCAGAAAAAATCAATAACATCACACTTGAGTGAAACCGCAATAGGAGCAATCTAAAGGAATAGAGAACAAACAGGCAAAAGAACAGACCAGGATTGTCAATCATTGGTGCCTTCCACTTCCCCTTGTAGTTAGGGTTCTTGATTTTCTGTCAGCAGCAGAACAACTTTAAATTCTCTGGTGCTCACAAGTAATAGCTCTGCTGATATTTAAGTTTGTCACTAGAATTTTTATACATACCTTGGGCTTCCATGGTCCCTTGTATTCAGGGTTTGGAATAGTCGGGGCAGTCCATTCACCATCCTCCTCGTCATCCCAGTCTTCCGGCTACAGCAGAGCAAAAGAAGTcagaaatgaacaaaataaaGGACAAAATCAATTACTAGAAATGAAAGCTAACTGCTGCCTGATGTTCAAATAGAAGCTTTTCCACACCCAAACTCGCAAGGTATAGATTAACTAGAAGTAACAAAAAGCTCTACCTTTTTGGCATCAGGATCTGGGATCTCCTTGGGGATGTCATCATACCCCTTCATAAGTAGGAAATATAATTAGTTATGCGGAATGAAGACCAAGATACATGACAAATGGCAACATCAGAAAACATGATACaataaatgaaacaagaaataaaatctatctatgaaaaaaaaagtggcttCTCCACATTAAACTCTAAGAGCATCATACCTCAGGTTTCTTATCTTCAGGATCTGGAATATATTCCTTATCATCCCAGTCCTCAGGCTGCAAAGAGCAGAGAAATTATAGGAATCCAACTCTAAATATGGtaaaaaaaggataaaagcAGATCTACTTACCTTTTTTGCTTCAGGGTCCTTGATTTTCTTTGGTGGAAGGATATCCCAATCGGCGTACAGGCTACCGGTTTGCTTCTCATTGTTGTCAATTAGGACACTGTATGTAGCATCAGGCCGAATGATGAAAGTATAAACGTGACTCAACTGGTCAGTCTCACACGGGATGTCCTTTTTGATAAGATGGTTTTTTCCATTACGTGTAAGAATTGCATGAACCTTCTTGGTAGAATAGCCACAGATGTCAGGGCCAAACATGATGCTGCACATGTAGCAAAACAAATGTTATCAGTTAAACGCTTAGAGACAActagggagggggggggggggggattaGAAAGATGAATTAACAATAGAATTTATGGATGCTGTTGTCACCTGTAAGGTGTCTCGCCACCAAATTTCTTCTGATCAACCTCACCGCTGAGCAGCTTCATGTATCCACCACCACAGTCAAGTTTCTGCTCATGCTTAACAGAGAATTGGAAAACTAAAGTTTTGTCCTTGTTGCTGAACTCAGGTATCTCAGCAGAAATAGCGAAGAATCTGTAGTCTTCACTTGTCTGGATACCTGGAAACAAGGTGAAAAGGTTCATATACCGCAAGGAATGATTTATCAGTTAAAACTGAACATCACAAGCAGTTGTACCTTTGTCATTTGGGTCTCCACTCCACTTCCCGGATGTGTAATTCCATTCACCAGCCATGTTCTCGTCTTTCTTCCAGTCTGATTTAACCCATCGTTTTTCCCATCCATCTACACGACATGAAGATCAAAAGTATTGCTTAAAGTATGAACAGTAATTTTGGCAGTTACAAACAAATATTTCACATCTATATGGTAAAGCAAAACCACGATTTATCAAACAGGGAAAAAACAGTTCGTGGGAGGAATCAGCATATGCATGTATACAAAGTCATTTCTCATATAATCAAATGCAGTTCCTCTTTATAAATTTTAGCCGTTAAACCCATAATATATAGCATGTTACTACTCAAGCATATGGAATCAATAGATccatgcatatatgcatgtgGTTTAATAACACCGAGTGTGTGCACGTGTGCATTTTACGGGCATCTGAAATTGTATAAACTGAATCATTTCTCCAGAGATCATAGTGGATAATGTAGATAAGAAGACAAGGCAATTCAGAACGCCATTTATTCAAAAAGGTATAAGAAAAATGGATATAATTCCTAATATAATATAACACACCTCAATTTAAGTTCTATTTCATAGAAAAGTACATATAATCACAACTAAATCAGAATAGACTACACGTACGAAATTAAACACAAAAAGGTTCAAATCAACAAATCCCTCcctatgaaaaacttaaaacacCAAAGTGTGCATGCCAGATCAGTACAGCATATAAAACCTAAAAGTTAAATCAACAAAGAGATGACGCCCCCAAAATTTCGCATCATGCAACTTAAAACCCAACCATAACAGTACATGCATCCAAGTGAAAACTACTCCGACCAAAAATGGAAAGCTATTCATATCGCCAACAAACTAATCTGAAACGCGTAGGCGTTAATGTTAACCTGAGAATTCTCTCTAACTTCCAAATATCGAAACACAATACCCAGAGTGCAAATGGGGTGACACGAAAGGAAATAAAGGATGCTTCAAATGGAACTCGAGTTCGATAAACAAAACCTTACAAAAAAGCCACAACGCTACCACTTACTCGAACTCAATATTATTATCCAAATGATAACAAGTTCGCGAATCTACGACCTCATGCATTAAATATGCTTCCCGGTTCGAAATTAACGCTTGCAAAAGCAGATCAGATTAAGACGAAGACCAAATGGAGTCATTATCCTCTAAGATTTCCCATAAACATCAGTTGATCCATCCAGCGACCTCAAACTCCGAAACTAAATTACCGATCCAATCCTGAAACTAAGCAGATCCCAACGCGAAACAACATGCTACGCGATAATCAACCCAGGAAACTGTCCGATTGCGCCATTTTGCGCAAAACAAGTTCAGAAAAATGACATGCCGAGGAGATGACTACTAACGAAAGTCCGGTCGAATAGAATAACCAGGTAGATCTAGCTTCTTAGTTCAAGATCTTCACTCAAAACGAAGTAAATAACGAAGATCACCCGGAACGAGTTCCCTAGAGGCCAtcagagaaagagggagacagaAAGAGGGAGTACCATCGAAACGCTCCTCGAAAAAAACCTCGGCGGAGACGATCGAGAGGCTAACTAGAGCGATGAAAACCAGAGATCGAAACCCTAACGCCGTCGCCATTGGACGGGGACGCCAGAGGAGAGAGGAAATGAGCAACAAAAGAGTGAACCGAGAGAAGAGTCGCAGATCCAAGTGAGGATTTGTAGGCGCGGAGCTTTGGTGGTATTTCGACGCAGTAAACTCTTTTGCATAAAATTTTCGCGTccgtaaaaaaaaaagcgacTGCCTTGTTTTCCATTATGCCCCTTTCACTCCGGACAATGACGCGATGCTTCAACGTCTAATCTCCAGAATAATGCGGAATATTCTGTGGGTAAAATTCGACTATTGAAAATGTGAAGAGCATGATATTGTTAAAGGCCCATGTATTCAGTGAAATTTACGACTTTGCCCCCTTCCCCTTTCGGATATACGAGGATATTTTCTTCTTAGGTCCTTGGCATTTAAAGATAATCTTGGTGACGACCTTCaatttcttaactttttcaGTTACGGCTGTACTTTTGCGGATCGCTACCAAAACAATGCTTCCCTTTCTTATTGTCGCTTTACTCGAGTTAAACATCCgatttgaatttaaatgtgGGAACTATTTTTATTCTTACTTACAATGTTTTCCAACAAATGTAATTTATAaaaacttactttttttttttttttttgcaacagGCTTTTGATTGAAATGCTCTATTTAACATCTGTTTGAGCTAGAAATGAGGAGAACCATTGTTGGTAGACTCCTCAATATGATTTTCAGTGATCATGAAACATAATTGCTTGACAATATTTAGCTTGTTGACCTGATCAAACAAAAGGGTTATATATACAGAAGATTGATCAATGATTTTATAGTAAAACAACATAATTAAGGAATTATTTGGCAACATAAACAAACTATTACTATCAGATGAATCTGCCTCGCAAATTATACAAATTAATTGAATATTATGGCACATTGTTTATTGAATTTTCCCTGTTTCATTCGGATATATTCATTGGACAATAACGATATGTTAATGTTGTCAAACTACTTCTAAGAGTGCATTTATTATACAGAGGATATGAATTCGAACCCCTTCCCCCTTTCAACTCAAAGCTTAAACAAGAGGCGTTTAAGGACGAAATGTTGATTTGGAATCACATGTTTAGTTGtcatgaaaagaaacaaacatcaaCAAAACCCACAAGCCAAGGACTAAATATCATACTGAATCTAAAATTTATGGGAAAAAAAGTGTGTCCCAAAATACTCTCTTGAATCAAAGCTTGTTTTTTGCCTAATAATAACCCGATTGAGCAGTTTGGTCTCTTTATTTTGAGCCTCTCGTGCAAATGAATAAAGTATGAACAAGGGTACACATTTAAAAGGATTAGCTACACATACCTAATATACATATGACCTATTTCATACATATATTAatgtataaaaacaaaatttgtttatattgtatatattttgtgcatttttttgtacAAATTAAATGTTATCATCTTTAGAAATTATTTCAATAACTTTGGAAGCATGGTCAATtaagcctgggcaacgggccgaAGCCCGGGCTCAAAAAAGTTGACCCAGTTCGGCTCGATAGGGTTCGATTCGGCcttattaataatttttattaatttatttaataataacatatatttatcattaaaaatatatttatttttttattttacatttaaacaaatattttttattttagttgttgCTGTGGCGATGCTCCGGTCTTAACTCAATGGGTGCATGAAATGCAAAAATGGACGGTCTTCTTATTCATTATGGCAAAACATGGGGGGCTTAAGCGAAATTTTCTCTAAGCAAAAAGCCGGACGGATCTCCCGGAAGTTTTCCTGGAACGGCAACGACCACTGCTGGGTTTTCAGGAATAATAAATTCCACCGAGGTCGAAACTGCCCTTGAAAACCCCTCGTTCTAGAGTGTTCTTTTTTCTGTTGGGAGTAGGTGGGCCCTTGAACCGGATCTAAAATTCGACGGGTCCGATCCAAATAATACCCGACGGACCCGCTCTGCTTCAATGATGAACCACAATTTGGAATAAATAATGTCCCGAAGTTAATTCCATCGCTTCTTATTTATGGATCATTCAATTAAACTAGTTAatgatttaaaataattttattaaatgaagtgttattatttaaaaataaagtccAAGTGGTAGTTTACTTGTTAGAAGATAATTTTGAACGTCTTATTTTAATGTTCACAAATTTAGcattcataaaatattattctttCACAGCTCTATTTGTCATTTACCTATCCTCCTCTTTTTTACGAACAACAACAGCAATGCACATTTACCGAttaagttcattttttaaaaataatgtttttataaaattttatgtatttaaGTATGAAATTTCACTGAACATatctttttcattaaaataattaaattattATGCCCCtaaagtcaaataaaaaaaacatgtgcgGTTATAAGCATGCactcataataataataataataatattattattattatatatatatatatatatatatatatatatatatatataatatatatatatatatatatatatatatatatatatatatatatatatatatatatatatatatatatatatatatatatatatatatatatatatatatatatatactgagaCTTTTTGAATATTTCAACCTCTTGCACATGTGAGCCTCTTGCACATATGAATAGATGCAATGAATTGGGTCGAagcggagccaaaaaaattttatgagaagggtcaaattaaagtttctaaatatTCACACaaactaaaatatcatttttcaaattttgtatatatgacaagtaaaattttctaatatttacttgtaaattaaaaaaaatttgaggtgaggCCAGAGCCCATGTGTCCTCCTAACTCGCCCCTGATTGGGTTGCATGCATAGGGCCAATGCATCCAATGACTGGAGAACGAGTCTCTTTTTGAAATCCATCAATTTTGTGGTATAAAGAGTcattgtcaaaaaaaataaaaaataaaaaattgaatgaaaaaagagaaaaaacaaccCCCTCCATTCGCATGTGTGACGCCAGAGCATCTAGATGActagagaaaagagagagaatctcTCTTTGAAATCCCCCAATTTGTCGTAGAAAAAATCAttgcgaaaaagaaaaaaacatataaagtctaatggaaaagagaaaaacaccCTTCCCTTGCCCccagacacacacatacacacatatatatatatatatatgttgtgtaTGTATATTTGTGTGGGTTGTGAATTTCTGTCAGACAAGTATCTTTAATCACATCCATTCGATGCAATGCATTGAACGGCTATGATTGGATGAAACTCAAGATAAACCTATGATAGAGACTTGACTATTTATTAGATGGACATAAATGAATAGCTATAATGTCAGCATACTTTGAAAGAACATTGGTTTCAAGTGGCCCAAAAAAGAGCAACAACTGGGCCCACCTTCCTTCACATATCTCTTTTTGCTCCTAataaaaattgaagagaagCATAAATTTCAAGCTTCACATCTTAATGCTTTTGACTTTAATGACATTTAATAGACAAAGGGACTTTagctaacaaaaaaaatgaggtcTCTGTCTCTgtaaaccctaaccctagatTGACTACAATTGAAGTGATGTAAAAGCGGAGTGGCAGAGTCAGGGGGCGGCATGCGCCATGGTTCCCtctcagatttttaaatttttatttttttcatgtaaatttaaaattttttagtttggcctatataaaagatttgaaaaaatattttttggcccatgttgaaattttgaaactataattcggctcTTGTAACAAAAAGTTTCTGGTAGATTCAGTACATGTGTGACTGAAGACGACTAAGAAAATAATCCTTTATCCAACTTGCTGTTAATGGATAATTTCTAGTGTTTACATTGTTTTGGACTTTTATGTGTATCCGAAATCCAAATCATGCATAATTGGATGtggaaagatccaaatccacttaagtgaatccaaatccaatgtcCAACCCTTTCTCtatttaaatgaatgtgggtCTCGTTCCGTAAGATGTTGTTGAAGTTGTGAAATCAAGTTTACTTTATTTCCTTGCTATTTTAGATGTTTCAATTATTTGTAGCTTTAATTCATATTAGTTTGTgtgtcatctttttctttttttagtttcataCTTGCAGGATTAGGATATGAGAATCCTAAGCTCCACAATAATAGAAAATACATCCACCCTTGccatatttttttaacatattggattcaaattgaatgTACCACATCTGATTTACTGGatcttcacaaatttgtactaaaaacaaatgaaaaaagtcTACACCAATTCCCACaatctaatttttaaattcataattcGAATTTGATCTGAAATCTAACTGCATTAATATATAATGAGAACCAACTTTCAAAAGGTATGAGGACCAAagccagtatatatatatatatatatatatatatatatatatagagagagagagagagagagagagagagagagagagagagatgtaactACAGAAGTGGTTGTTCTCAACTAtaaaaagaaggcaaaaaagaaatgaagacaTCATGAGTTTCAGTTTGACATGCATATTCAAGAAATATATACATGGGCCTTACAACGCAAGCATGAATACTTTATGCATCGCTTGATCTCAAAGGATGTCTCCATTAATCATGAGTTTGAGTGCCAAgcatgtggagagagagagagagagattttaacaACTCAAAGTGCAGATCGAAGGTCATGCATTGaatcacatctctctctctctctctccctctctctctctctctctctctctatatatatatatatatatatatatatatatatatatatatatatatcatagacACAGATGCCATGCAACCATTTTGGACAATGCTGCCAAAATTCGTTTGAATCTGCCAACAGGTACATTCTgtaaatccatttaattgaatCCTAATAATTTATGAATCAATAACAATTGCtattatattcttttgaaaaatcgaaaggcaaaaataaaaagcaaaaacaattgAAGATACAAATGACAATAACAATAACATGAACAAGAAGATGAGATATGGCACCATTGAATTGGGCGGTGAACCAAGTTTCTATTGCTCCGATTCTTTGTAATCCCCAATTCAAAGtatgaaaaatatagaaaaggaGACCAtaagacaaacaaaaaatattatgaaaatatgaaaaattgatatgatataaaatataatattgtaaaaaaattataatactGTCCCCAATTCAAGTTTA contains these protein-coding regions:
- the LOC116254162 gene encoding calreticulin-like codes for the protein MATALGFRSLVFIALVSLSIVSAEVFFEERFDDGWEKRWVKSDWKKDENMAGEWNYTSGKWSGDPNDKGIQTSEDYRFFAISAEIPEFSNKDKTLVFQFSVKHEQKLDCGGGYMKLLSGEVDQKKFGGETPYSIMFGPDICGYSTKKVHAILTRNGKNHLIKKDIPCETDQLSHVYTFIIRPDATYSVLIDNNEKQTGSLYADWDILPPKKIKDPEAKKPEDWDDKEYIPDPEDKKPEGYDDIPKEIPDPDAKKPEDWDDEEDGEWTAPTIPNPEYKGPWKPKKIKNPNYKGKWKAPMIDNPDFKDDPDIYVFPNLKYVAIELWQVKSGTLFDNVLVTDDPEYALKFAEETWGKLKDGEKAAFDEAEKRREAEESAAEPGESSDDEKEEADEPDEADIEEPEDDKHDEL